TTCATCACGCCTTTTAATCACATCTCTTGTCTTCTGTATCTGTTGCTCCACCTCCTCCTCTGAGAGATCGAGACGACTGAGAAGCTCGCTGTTTAATAATGCCTTGCCGTCAGGCCCGACAGCACCAAATCCAGCCTCGGGATTAAAGGGTATCTGAACCTTTCTCACTATAATCAGGTCAAGAGGAAATCCGAGGGCCTTTGCTATCTCAGCTGCAACAGGAACTCCACCCGAAGGGATGCCAAGTACTATCCCGTCTGTTCCTTTATATGCTGAAAGCCTCCGTGCAAGAAGCCTCCCTGCTTCCTTCCTGTCCTTAAAGACATAAACCTTATCTCTGAGAGATATATCTTCAATGAGCCTTTGCATTCCTTTCCCCCTTTGCCCTTTTAAAAATCTCCACCACTTCCTCATCACTTACCTGGCTGAAATCCTGATAATACGATCCAACGGCCATGAAGCCATAAGGGGTTTCACAGGAAGAGAGGAGAGGGGTCTACACATTTCACAGGTTCAATCTCTTGCTGATATCATTTATCTTTTTTCTGAGTTTCCTATCATTATCTAAATCTAATGTCAGTTTAAACCTATGGCTTGCCTGAGATACAGCAGACTCACCAATGCCGAAATAACCCCCGATTTCCCTCAGTGTCCTTCTGCTATACCTGTGGCAGAGATATAGGGTTGCTTTCCTGGAAAGTGTCGTATCTTCTTCCATTACCACTTCTACCTCATTGGTTATTTCTTCAATCGTTGGCCCGGTGGTTAGCTCTCCTAATGCAGAATGAATATAACGGGAGAGCTCTCCTGCATATTCATCAGCATCTACAACTATTGCCTTATACCTCACCTGAAATAGAAGTCTGAAAAAGGGATTATCATTCAGAAACTACAAAAGTCAGGCTGCCTTCCTTGTGGTTATTTCTTTAATGATGTCTTTATTCTTTAGCCATGCCTTTTGAAGATCATAATTTTTTTGTGCATTGAGCCAGAAATCTGCACTCATCCCAAAATATTTGGAAAGCCTCAAGGCCATATCGGGAGAAACAGCCCTTTTGCCATTGACGATCTCATTGATCGTTCTGAAGGATGTCCTTAATTCTTCAGCAAGTTCCTTCTGTGTAATCCCGAGTGGTTTCATCAGATCTTCCAGCAAAATTTTTCCTGGATGAATTGGTTCTCTCTTAAGCATAAACATGGTGATCCTCCTATTTATGGTAGTCTGTTATTTCAACGTCATACGCATTGCCATTAGAAAAGCTAAAAACAATGCGCCATTGATCATTGATTCTTATACTGCACTTTCCTTTCATTTTGCCTTTCAATTGTTCAAGCCTGTTTCCTGGAAAAATTCTTAAATCTTCAATCTGTGAAGCAGCATTTAGTTGTTCTAATTTTCGCAATGCCGTACTAATTATATTTTGCGGCAATTTCCGGCTTTTTCCTATCAAGTATAGTTTTTCGCTTTCCTTGTCATAAAAACCCTTGATCACAATAACAATATAACGCATATAGTTATATTTGTCAAGTCCAGAGGAAAGGGGTGTCCTTTGTGCCCGGGCCTGATATCCATGACTGTAATCTTCATAGAGTTCCTGAAAGAGTGATCTTATTATGCACATCTGCAGTACAAAGTTACGTGTGGAAATAAATGAAATGAGCGGAGGGACCACTTTCAGTAATGATTATGGTGTTTATCCTGCATTACCTTTTCAACCAAAAGTGTATCAAACCGAGTCCTTACCTGCCTGTGCAGATGGCAGAGAGGTGTCTAAAGATATATCAAAAATTGTAGATATCCAGTTTTCTTGATATCATTACAAAAAGGGTCACCTTATTGCCCTGTAAGTGAACAGACACGATTTTATGATATAATTATAAGCATAAATCGGACAGGAGGTTTTTATGAAATCAATAAACATAGAGATTCCTGAGGACATTCTATTGTCTGTTAGGATTCCACGGAAGAAGATTAAGGAGGAGCTGAAAAAAGAGG
Above is a window of bacterium BMS3Abin08 DNA encoding:
- the higB-1 gene encoding toxin HigB-1, with the protein product MVPPLISFISTRNFVLQMCIIRSLFQELYEDYSHGYQARAQRTPLSSGLDKYNYMRYIVIVIKGFYDKESEKLYLIGKSRKLPQNIISTALRKLEQLNAASQIEDLRIFPGNRLEQLKGKMKGKCSIRINDQWRIVFSFSNGNAYDVEITDYHK
- the ybaQ_1 gene encoding putative HTH-type transcriptional regulator YbaQ, whose product is MFMLKREPIHPGKILLEDLMKPLGITQKELAEELRTSFRTINEIVNGKRAVSPDMALRLSKYFGMSADFWLNAQKNYDLQKAWLKNKDIIKEITTRKAA
- a CDS encoding putative phosphoribosyl transferase/MT0597, producing MQRLIEDISLRDKVYVFKDRKEAGRLLARRLSAYKGTDGIVLGIPSGGVPVAAEIAKALGFPLDLIIVRKVQIPFNPEAGFGAVGPDGKALLNSELLSRLDLSEEEVEQQIQKTRDVIKRRDELFRGGSPLPSIKNRVVIIVDDGLASGYTMHSAIDFIRRGEPGKIVVAVPTAPKRTVDLILPQVDELVCLNVRSGFSFAVADAYENWYDLKDAEVISILRSFH